GAGAAGTGACTGAATGCAACCGCATCAGTCGCTACAGAATTTCCACAGATTTTCCTCAGATTCAGAAAAATCAGTTGGCCTTTCTTCAGAGCTCAGAAGCTGCTCCCCAGGCCTCTCCCGTGCGTGCCCTGGATCCCCATACGTCGTCCAGACGCCGATCACGCCCGCAGGCCCATCGGTAGTAGTTGTATTTGATCGTGTTGCGCTCCTTGTAGTCCTGGTGGTATCCCTCGGCCTTCCAGAAGGTCGTGAGCGGTTTGATTTCCACCTTGATCGCGGTTTCCGGCACACCCAGCTCCACGGCCGCTGCCGCCTTGCTGGCCAGGGCCTGATCCTGCTGACCCTCCCCCTTGGTGAAGATCACCGGCCGATAGGAATCACCGCGATCACAGAACTGCCCGCCGCCATCGAGCGGGTCCACATTGCGCCAATAGGACTTCAACAAGGTGGCGTAACTGATCTTGGCGGGATCGAACCGTACCCGCACCACCTCCTGATGACCGGTGGTCTCACTGCTCACCTGCTGGTAGGTCGGCCGGGCCACCGTGCCGCCGCTGTAGCCGCTTTCAGC
This region of Synechococcus sp. NOUM97013 genomic DNA includes:
- the msrA gene encoding peptide-methionine (S)-S-oxide reductase MsrA; protein product: MRCLLPLLMAVVMLLSAPTSVLAAVENAVLAGGCFWCLESDLEHLPGVLSAESGYSGGTVARPTYQQVSSETTGHQEVVRVRFDPAKISYATLLKSYWRNVDPLDGGGQFCDRGDSYRPVIFTKGEGQQDQALASKAAAAVELGVPETAIKVEIKPLTTFWKAEGYHQDYKERNTIKYNYYRWACGRDRRLDDVWGSRARTGEAWGAASEL